A single genomic interval of Rhodobacter sp. 24-YEA-8 harbors:
- a CDS encoding alpha/beta fold hydrolase → MPDFEHKGCRLRYEETGEGRAMVFVHGVGSTLEAWDPVLPHMPPGRHIRLDLRGHGASGRAPGPYSLELMAGDVLALINHLGLDQVALFGFSLGGLLAQQLAIHQPERLSALALISTVAGRDEGERARVEERLATLERDGPLTHLTNAVERWFTPEFLAKNPDAISARRAKALENDPACYMAAYRVLAHSDLAGDLHRITTPTLVMTGEADIGSTPRMSRLMHDQIRGSDLAILPGLKHSILLEAPGLVARHLGALLTKTIEKTAEGWK, encoded by the coding sequence ATGCCCGACTTCGAACACAAGGGCTGTCGCCTGCGCTATGAGGAGACGGGCGAGGGCCGCGCGATGGTTTTCGTGCATGGCGTCGGGTCAACGCTTGAGGCCTGGGATCCGGTTCTGCCGCATATGCCGCCGGGCCGTCACATCCGCCTCGACCTGCGGGGGCATGGCGCATCGGGCCGGGCGCCGGGGCCTTACAGCCTTGAGCTGATGGCGGGCGACGTGCTGGCGCTGATCAACCATCTCGGGCTTGATCAGGTGGCGCTGTTCGGCTTCTCGCTGGGCGGGCTTCTCGCGCAGCAGCTCGCGATCCACCAGCCGGAGCGGCTTTCCGCCCTGGCGCTGATCTCGACTGTCGCGGGCCGTGACGAAGGCGAGCGGGCACGGGTTGAAGAGCGTCTTGCGACGCTGGAGAGGGACGGGCCGCTGACCCATCTTACCAATGCGGTGGAGCGCTGGTTCACGCCGGAGTTTCTGGCGAAGAACCCCGATGCGATTTCCGCGCGGCGGGCCAAGGCGCTGGAGAATGATCCGGCCTGTTATATGGCTGCCTACCGAGTGCTGGCGCACTCGGATCTGGCCGGGGATCTGCACCGTATCACCACACCAACGCTGGTGATGACCGGCGAGGCCGATATCGGATCGACTCCGCGCATGTCGCGGCTGATGCACGATCAGATCCGCGGATCTGACCTGGCGATCCTGCCGGGGCTGAAGCATTCGATCCTGCTTGAGGCCCCTGGGCTTGTTGCGCGCCATCTGGGCGCCTTGTTGACGAAGACTATAGAGAAGACCGCAGAGGGATGGAAATGA
- a CDS encoding amino acid synthesis family protein, with amino-acid sequence MKPEIRKYVAYVEDTLIEGGKEAGKPLRIAAVAAVLKNPWAGRGFVEDLRPEILAFAPLLGREMVGRLMPLVGGGGNVEAFGKCAIVGTNGEIEHGSALIHTLRFGNFLRDAVNSTEFISFTNKRGGPGNPVTFPLKHITKGGARSHFLTAEFSILDAPGPDEIVIAIGVADGGRPHARIGDRFSDMEELACETEVK; translated from the coding sequence ATGAAACCGGAAATTCGCAAATATGTCGCTTATGTCGAGGATACGCTGATCGAGGGCGGCAAAGAGGCGGGGAAGCCCCTGCGCATCGCCGCAGTGGCGGCGGTTCTGAAAAATCCCTGGGCGGGCCGTGGTTTCGTCGAGGATCTGCGCCCGGAAATCCTTGCCTTCGCGCCACTTCTGGGCCGCGAGATGGTCGGGCGCCTGATGCCGCTGGTCGGCGGTGGCGGGAATGTCGAGGCTTTCGGCAAATGCGCGATTGTCGGCACCAATGGCGAGATCGAGCATGGCTCGGCGCTGATCCACACGCTGCGCTTTGGCAACTTCCTGCGCGATGCGGTGAATTCGACCGAATTTATCTCTTTCACCAATAAGCGCGGCGGGCCGGGCAATCCGGTGACTTTTCCGCTGAAACACATCACCAAAGGCGGCGCGCGCTCGCATTTCCTGACGGCGGAATTCTCGATCTTGGATGCGCCCGGCCCCGATGAGATTGTAATCGCCATCGGTGTCGCGGATGGCGGGCGACCCCATGCGCGAATCGGCGACCGGTTCAGCGATATGGAAGAACTGGCCTGCGAGACCGAGGTAAAGTGA
- a CDS encoding cysteine hydrolase family protein translates to MSPAFATPALLVIDMQNDFVLDGAPMKVKTAAATVPVLSQLLAGFRAAKHPVAFTRYIASPRYRHLAAQRPWLNLLEPPLNACRPGFLRHYPGLPEAIDCADMIDALKPLPGEIVVDKAWFSGFHETDLEAQLRASGADSLVVAGTITEMCVEDTARHAVHFGWPVTILSDAVSSDDRQGAAAALKAFARNHGEVMTSQEYLSRLAISE, encoded by the coding sequence ATGTCTCCTGCATTCGCGACCCCGGCACTTCTGGTCATCGACATGCAGAACGACTTTGTTTTGGACGGTGCACCGATGAAGGTGAAGACCGCAGCTGCAACCGTTCCTGTCCTTTCGCAGCTGCTGGCCGGGTTTCGGGCCGCGAAACACCCGGTCGCCTTTACCCGCTATATCGCTTCGCCCCGCTACCGGCACCTCGCCGCACAACGGCCCTGGCTGAACCTGCTGGAGCCACCGCTCAACGCCTGCCGCCCCGGGTTTCTGCGGCATTATCCGGGTCTGCCTGAGGCGATAGACTGCGCCGACATGATAGACGCGCTGAAGCCTCTGCCGGGCGAGATCGTCGTCGACAAAGCCTGGTTCAGCGGGTTTCACGAAACCGATCTGGAGGCGCAGCTGCGGGCCAGCGGGGCCGACAGCCTGGTCGTGGCCGGCACTATCACCGAGATGTGTGTCGAAGACACCGCCCGCCATGCCGTCCATTTTGGCTGGCCGGTGACGATCCTTTCTGACGCCGTCTCTTCCGATGATCGCCAGGGCGCGGCAGCCGCATTGAAGGCCTTTGCCCGCAACCATGGCGAGGTGATGACTAGCCAGGAGTATCTTTCCCGGCTTGCCATATCAGAATGA
- a CDS encoding glycine betaine/L-proline ABC transporter ATP-binding protein — translation MDSRIEIWDLYKIFGPDVPKALAMIREGKGKDQILRETDHVVGVDRVSLKVAAGSVSVIMGLSGSGKSTLARCINRIHDPDAGEIWLDGEDIVKAGQERLREIRRTRISMVFQNFGLLPKQSVISNVAFGLKLRGMAEAARLKKAGEVLEVVGLSSWANHLPSALSGGMRQRVGLARALATDADVLIMDEAFSALDPLIRGDMQDELLRLQETLHKTIIFITHDFQEALRIGTRIAIMADGRVIREGTPQEVVLDPGHEYVAAFTRHVDRARLFDAAALLTDEMRSPGPFRLDDSGRILGLTSGGAEWDSVPADMKLIDIAASVTAGRPVAVTDADGRFLGQLTTDALLGGLSGTRMPGQVTTIGQDGKEDRHV, via the coding sequence GTGGATAGCAGAATAGAGATCTGGGATCTGTACAAGATCTTCGGCCCGGATGTCCCGAAGGCGCTGGCGATGATCCGCGAGGGCAAGGGCAAGGACCAGATCCTGAGGGAAACCGATCATGTCGTCGGCGTTGACAGGGTTTCGCTGAAGGTCGCAGCCGGGTCTGTCTCGGTGATCATGGGCCTGTCAGGTTCCGGAAAATCGACGCTGGCCCGTTGCATCAACCGGATCCATGACCCCGATGCCGGTGAGATCTGGCTGGATGGTGAGGATATCGTGAAGGCCGGACAGGAACGGCTGCGCGAGATCCGCCGTACCCGCATCTCGATGGTGTTCCAGAATTTCGGCCTTCTGCCCAAGCAAAGCGTGATCAGCAATGTCGCCTTCGGGCTGAAGCTGCGTGGCATGGCCGAGGCGGCGCGTCTGAAAAAGGCGGGCGAGGTGCTGGAGGTGGTCGGGCTTTCGTCCTGGGCGAACCATCTGCCCTCGGCCCTGTCGGGCGGCATGCGGCAGCGCGTCGGTCTGGCGCGGGCACTGGCGACCGATGCCGATGTGCTGATCATGGATGAGGCCTTCAGCGCGCTCGACCCGCTGATCCGGGGCGATATGCAGGATGAATTGCTGCGGCTGCAGGAGACGCTGCACAAAACGATCATCTTCATCACCCATGACTTCCAGGAGGCGCTGCGGATCGGTACCCGGATCGCGATCATGGCAGATGGCCGCGTGATCCGGGAAGGCACGCCGCAAGAGGTCGTGCTTGATCCGGGACATGAATATGTCGCGGCCTTTACCCGCCATGTCGACCGCGCGCGGCTGTTCGATGCAGCCGCGCTGCTGACGGATGAGATGCGCAGCCCGGGCCCCTTCCGGCTGGACGATTCCGGCCGGATCCTGGGTCTCACTTCGGGCGGGGCGGAGTGGGACAGTGTTCCCGCCGATATGAAACTGATCGACATTGCCGCCAGCGTGACCGCCGGTCGCCCGGTCGCAGTGACGGATGCTGATGGGCGTTTCCTCGGGCAACTGACCACCGATGCACTTTTGGGCGGGCTTTCGGGAACACGGATGCCCGGGCAAGTGACGACCATTGGCCAGGACGGGAAGGAAGACCGCCATGTATGA